A genomic window from Anthonomus grandis grandis chromosome 2, icAntGran1.3, whole genome shotgun sequence includes:
- the LOC126750409 gene encoding tyrosine recombinase XerC-like, translating to MAYFQELSEKYSPNSLWTKYSTLRSSLMVYKNIDISQYHRLISFLKVKSKGYVPKKFKVLEGEQIIKFIKKAPDDIYLIHKVILVMGVFGGLRRDELVKMTIDDIEDRGTVLVIKVPETKTSTSKSFTIIEEDLGALNVIKKYAALRPAGIKERRFFLTYRKSRCTVQPVGKNTIGSVTTLIAKFLKLDNAEAYTGHCLRRTSSTLLVEAGALFEMLKQHGKWKSSSVAEGYIEESISSKKKVAKMIANSVNSEVNSVSTIENSLMDNLQTIQNSVSAATSTITKNTDHSIVGSATFSGTFQNCNFYFGNKV from the exons atggcatattttcaggaactg tcggaAAAATACAGTCCGAACTCTCTCTGGACCAAGTATTCTACCCTAAGGTCTTCGTTaatggtctataaaaatatagacatctcgcaataccatcgtctaatatcttttttaaaagttaagtcgaaaggatatgtcccgaagaagtttaaagttttggaaggagaacaaataataaaatttattaagaaggctcctgatgatatctacttgatacacaaagtcatattggtaatgggtgtttttggaggtttaagacgagatgagttggtaaaaatgaccattgatgatattgaagatagaggaacggtcttggttataaaggtaccagaaactaaaacttcaacttcaaaaagttttactatcattgaagaagatttaggtgctttaaatgtaataaaaaagtacGCAGCATTAAGACCAGCTGGAATAAAGGAGCGAAGATTCTTTCTTACCTATAGAAAAAGTCGCTGTACAGTACAACCTGTTGGAAAAAATACCATAGGAAGCGTCACAACATTGatcgcaaaatttttaaaactggataaTGCAGAAGCTTATACCGGCCACTGTTTGCGTCGCACATCGTCAACTTTACTTGTTGAGGCAGGTGCTTTGTTTGAAATGCTAAAACAACATGGGAAATGGAAAAGCTCTTCAGTAgctgaaggatatatagaagaaagtatttcatCCAAAAAGAAAGTAGCCAAAATGATTGCCAATTCAGTTAATTCCGAGGTTAATTCCGTATCgactattgaaaattctttaatggacaatttacaaactatacaaaatagcgttagtgctgccacctctaccatcacaaaaaacaccgaccattctatagtgggatcagctacattttccgggacatttcaaaattgtaatttttattttggaaataaagtttaa